The following proteins come from a genomic window of Nicotiana tomentosiformis chromosome 12, ASM39032v3, whole genome shotgun sequence:
- the LOC104095257 gene encoding purine permease 1-like, whose amino-acid sequence MENQGLSTTMRRILLLINCLILAVGICGGPLMMRLYYVEGGSRVWFSSWLQTAGWPFTLIPLAILYFYRRKTEGINAKYYLITPRIFIASFIIGVVTGLDDFLYSWGGSKLPVSTSSLLLAAQLAFTAVGAFFIVKLKFTPYSINAVVLLTVGVVLLGVRSNGDRPEGVTSKAYILGFMMTLLAAALYGVILPCIELIYLKAKQAITATLVLEIQMVMCFAATAFCTVGMIANNDFQAISREAKQFNLGEARYYTVIVWTTIIWQCFFVGVIGVIYCSSSLMSGVMIAVLLPVTEVLAVVFFRENFSGEKGLALFLSLWGFVSYFYGEFRQTKKEKNKSPKSEMTTMRTESV is encoded by the exons ATGGAAAATCAAGGATTAAGCACCACTATGAGGAGAATCCTCCTGTTGATTAATTGTTTAATACTAGCTGTGGGTATATGCGGTGGTCCTCTAATGATGCGTCTATATTATGTCGAGGGAGGTTCAAGAGTTTGGTTTAGCAGTTGGTTACAAACGGCTGGATGGCCATTCACCCTTATACCTCTTGCCATCCTATACTTCTATCGTCGAAAAACCGAAGGCATTAATGCCAAGTATTACTTGATAACACCTCGAATTTTCATTGCATCATTCATCATTGGTGTTGTCACTGGTCTTGATGATTTTCTCTATTCGTGGGGCGGGTCAAAACTTCCCGTATCAACCTCTTCACTTCTTCTTGCTGCTCAACTTGCATTCACGGCAGTAGGTGCTTTCTTCATAGTGAAGCTGAAATTCACACCCTACTCTATCAATGCAGTGGTTCTGCtgacagttggtgttgttttattAGGTGTTCGATCTAATGGTGATAGGCCAGAGGGTGTGACTAGTAAAGCCTATATTCTTGGTTTTATGATGACACTTCTCGCAGCAGCTTTATATGGAGTCATTTTGCCTTGtattgagttgatttacttgaaGGCAAAGCAAGCTATTACAGCTACATTAGTATTGGAGATTCAAATGGTCATGTGTTTTGCTGCTACTGCTTTTTGTACTGTTGGAATGATTGCCAATAACGACTTCCAG gCAATATCAAGGGAGGCAAAACAATTTAATCTCGGAGAAGCTAGATACTATACAGTGATAGTATGGACTACCATTATTTGGCAGTGCTTCTTTGTGGGTGTAATTGGAGTCATTTACTGCTCTTCTTCTTTGATGTCTGGGGTTATGATCGCAGTTCTACTTCCTGTTACTGAGGTATTAGCTGTAGTTTTCTTTAGGGAAAATTTTTCAGGTGAAAAGGGCCTtgctctttttctttctctttgggGTTTCGTTTCATACTTTTACGGAGAGTTCAGAcaaacaaagaaggagaagaacAAAAGTCCAAAAAGTGAGATGACAACAATGCGTACCGAGTCTGTTTGA